GTCAGCTTGCCTTCCTTGGCTTTCTGGCCGAATTCACCGATCTTCTTCTCGATGTCGGCGATCGACATCTGGTCGGCGTTGCGCAGGATCGGCACCACCAGGCCACGCGGCGAACCGACAGCGATACCGATGTCGAAGTAGCCGTGGTAGACGATGTCGTTACCGTCGACCGAGGCGTTCAGGATCGGGTACTTCTTCAGCGCGTGCACGGCGGCCTTGACGAAGAAGGACATGAAGCCCAGCTTGACGCCGTGGTTCTTCTCGAACTGGTCCTTGTACTTGGCGCGCAGGTCCATGACCGGCTTCATGTTGACTTCGTTGAAGGTGGTCAGGATCGCGTTGGTCGACTGCGACTGCAGCAGGCGCTCGGCGATACGGGCGCGCAGGCGGCTCATCGGCACGCGCTCTTCCGGACGGTCGCCCAGGTTGGCCGGGGACGGGGCGGCGACTTGCTGCAGGGCCGGCTTGGCGGCCTGCTGCTGCAGCGGGGCCGGTGCGGCCGGCGAAACTGGAGCCGAACCCGCGGCGCCTTTGTTGGCGACGGCGGCCAGGGCATCGCCCTTGGTCACGCGGCCGTCACGGCCGGTGCCGGTGGCGTCGGCGGTGCCCAGGTTGTTGTCGGCCAGGATCTTGGCGGCGGCCGGCATGGCGACGTCGCCTTTCGAGCCGGTCGATGCCGACGAGGTTTGCGGGGCGGCGGCAGCGGCCGGGGCGTTCGCCACCGGAGCGGCGGTAATGCCGATCGGGCTGGTCTGTGCCGATGCTTCGGTATCGATGATCGCGATGGTCTCGCCGGCAACGACGGTCGCGCCGTCGGCCTTGATCAGTTGCACGATCACGCCAGCGCTCGGGGCCGGCAGTTCAAGAACCACCTTGTCGGTCTCGATGTCGATCATGTTCTCGTCGCGCGCGACGGCTTCGCCGACCTTCTTGTGCCAGGACAGCAGGGTCGCCTCTGCAACCGATTCCGACAGTTGGGGGACCTTGACTTCGATTTGTGCCATTTAAAACTCCGTATATTTTTCTTGCGAAAACCCCGCGCCAGCCAGAACGGCGCGGGGTGCTCTTGGGCTTTTAACTAATTACTTGGTCAGAATGAAGCCCTTGAGCTTCGAGAACGCGGTTTCCAGCAGTTCCTTCTGCTGCGCCACGTGCTTGTCGGCGTAACCGACAGCCGGCGATGCGGAAGCCGGACGGCCGGCGTACGACAGGCGCTGGCCCGATTCCATGCTTTCGAACAGGTTGTGCTGGATCTGGAACCACGGACCCTGGTTCTGCGGCTCGTCCTGCACCCACACCACTTCGGTCGCGTTCGGGAACTTCTTCAGTTCGGCAACGAAGGCCTTGTGCGGGAACGGATACAGCTGCTCCATGCGGACGATCGCGGTGTCGGTCGCGTTGCGGGTCTTGCGGGTGTTGACCAGGTCATAGTAGACCTTGCCCGAGCAGACCAGCACGCGCTTGACCTTGTTGGCGTCGATCTTGTCGTCCAGTTCGCCGATGACGGTCTGGAAACCGCCCTTGGCCAGGTCGGTCAGCGGCGAGCCGGCGTCCTTGTTACGCAGCAGCGACTTCGGCGTGAAGATCACCAGCGGCTTGCGGAACTGGCGCACCATCTGGCGGCGCAGCAGGTGGAAGATCTGGGCGGCGGTGGTCGGCTGCACGACTTGCATGTTGTGGTCTGCGCACAGCTGCAGGAAGCGCTCGATACGTGCCGACGAGTGCTCCGGACCCTGGCCTTCGTAGCCGTGCGGCAGCATCAGCACCAGGCCCGAGGCGCGGCCCCACTTCACTTCGCCCGAGGCGATGAACTGGTCGATGACGACCTGGGCGCCGTTGACGAAGTCGCCGAACTGGCCTTCCCAGATGGTCAGGGTGTTCGGCTCGGCGGTCGAGTAGCCGTATTCGAAGCCCAGCACCGCTTCTTCCGACAGCACGGAGTCGATGACGGTGAAGTTGGCCTGGTTGTCCGACACGTTGGCCAGCGGCAGGTAGATGCCCTGGTCCCAGCGCTCGCGGTTCTGGTCGTGCAGCACGGCGTGGCGGTGCACGAAGGTGCCGCGGCCGGCGTCCTGGCCCGACAGGCGGACCGCGTAGCCCGACGACAGCAGCGAGGCGTAGGCCAGGTGTTCGCCCATGCCCCAGTCCAGGTTCAGCTCGCCCTGGCCCATCTTGGCGCGGTCGCCCAGCACCTTCTCGACCAGCGAGTGCAGCTTGAAGTTTTCCGGCACGGTGGTGATGCGCTGCGACAGGCGTTTCAGCTCGGTCAGCGGCACGGCGGTGTCGGCGGCGTCGGTCCACTTCTTGTTCAGGAACGGCGCCCAATCCACGGCGTACTTGTTCTTGAAGTCGGTCAGGACCGGATCGATGGTGTGCTTGCCGGCGTCCATCGCGGCGCGGTATTCGGCCACCAGCTGGTCGCCGCCGTCAGCGGCGATGGTGCCCTGCGCAGCCAGCTTGTCCGCGTACATCTTGCGGGTGCCCGGGTGCTTGGCGATCTTCTTGTACATCAGCGGCTGGGTCAGGGCCGGGGTATCCTGCTCGTTGTGGCCCAGCTTGCGGTAGCAGACGATGTCGACGACCACGTCCTTGTGGAACTCGGTGCGGTAGTCCATCGCGATCTGGGTGGCCAGCACGACCGATTCCGGATCGTCGGCGTTCACGTGCAGCACCGGCGCTTCGATCATCTTGACCACGTCGGTGCAATAGATCGTCGAACGGGCGTCGCGCGGGTCCGAGGTGGTGAAACCGATCTGGTTGTTGATGACGATGTGGACGGTACCGCCGGTGCCGTAGCCGCGGGTCTGGGCCAGGTTCAGGGTTTCCATGACCACGCCCTGGCCGGCGAATGCGGCGTCGCCGTGCACCAGGATCGGCAGCACTTCCTTGCCCTGGCGGTCGCCGCGGCGTTCCATGCGGGCCTTGACCGAGCCTTCGACGACCGGGTTGACGATTTCCAGGTGCGACGGGTTGAACGCCAGCGACAGGTGGACCGGGCCGCCCGGGGTCGAGATGTCGCTCGAGAAGCCCTGGTGGTATTTCACGTCGCCTGCCGGCAGGTCGTCGGCGTGCTTGCCTTCGAATTCTTCGAACAGCTCGGACGGGGCCTTGCCCAGGGTGTTGACCAGGACGTTCAGGCGGCCGCGGTGGGCCATGCCGATCACGATTTCCTGGACGCCCTGCTCACCGGCGCGCTGGATCACTTCGTCCATCGAGGCGATGAAGGACTCGCCGCCTTCCAGCGAGAAACGCTTGGCGCCGACGTACTTGGTGTGGAGGTAGCGCTCCAGGCCTTCGGCCGCGGTCAGGCGCTCGAGGATGTGCTTTTTCTTTTCTGCGGTGAAGGCCGGGGTCGAGCGGATCGATTCCAGCTTTTCCTGCAGCCAGCGCTTTTCGGTCGGGTCGCTGACGTACATGAACTCAGCGCCGATCGAACGGCAGTAGGTGTCGCGCAACATGTTCAGCAGGTCGCGCAGCGATGCGGTTTCCTGGCCGAAATAGGTGTTGCTGATATTGAATTTGGTATCGAGGTCGGCTTCGCTGAAACCGTAGAAGGCAGGATCCAGTTCCGGGATCGGCGGGCGCTCCTGGCGCTGCAGCGGGTCCAGGTTGGCCCAGCGCGAACCGAGGTAGCGGTAGGCGGCGATCAGCTGGGTGACGGCGACGCGCTTGCGGCCGAGTTCGGCATCCGGGGAGGCGGTGACGGTGCGGATCGGGCCCTGCTTGGCGCGCTCGGCAAAGGAGGCGATCACGGAGGAGTGGGCCACGTCCGGCTTGGCCGAACCGTCGACGGCGGGCATGTGCTGCATCGCGTCGAAATACGCGCGCCAGTTGTCAGGCACCGAACCCGGGTTGTTCAGATAGGCTTCGTACAACTCTTCCACGTACGGCGCATTACCGCCGAACAGGTACGAGTTGGCTTCGTATTGTTGCATCATTCTTGCTCACCTTTCTTCGCGTTTCGCGAAATTAGGGCGGGTTAATCTAACCTTCCGCGACACGGCCTGACCGGTTAGCGGATCGCACTACTACTCAAGTTGTGGGGGAAGGACTATACAGGGCGGAACTTTGCAGTGGATCAATGCAGCATATTGCCGCTACGCTGCCAATTTGCGCACGGTATTGTAACGCAAGGCGCCAAGCACGACAGCGGATGGAGTTGTTTTTATTTGTTACCGTGTAGCACCAAAACTGCTGAGTTGACCGGCTAAATGATAATCGTTATCATTTAATGCATGTACTCGACCGGTCCGACATCCTCCTCCCCTCCAGCCGCCCTGCCGGCCGCGCCACGCCGCGCCGTCTGGCTGCGCCAGCTGCACCAGTGGCACTGGATCAGTTCCGCCATCTGCCTGATGGCGATGCTCCTGTTCAGCGTCACCGGCTTTACGCTGAACCACGCGGCGCAGATCGAAGCCAGGCCGCAGGTCACGCGCCAGAAGGCCGCCCTGCCGGACGCGCTGCGCGCGCGCCTGGCCGCCTTCGCCGAAAGCCATGCCGACGCCAGACTGCCGCTGTCCGACGAGCTGGCCAGCTGGGCGAACAAGAATTTCCCGGTCGACGTGCGCGGCGTGAACGCCGAATGGAGCGAGGAAGACGCCTATATCGCCCTGCCCCGCCCGGGCGGCGACGCCTGGCTGCGCATCGGCGCCGACGGCCGGGCCGAGTACGAGAAGACCGACCGCGGCTGGATCTCCTGGCTCAACGACATGCACAAGGGCCGCAACGCCGGCGCCGTGTGGAGCTGGTTCATCGATATCTTCGCCGGGGCCTGCCTGGTGTTCTGCATCACCGGTTTCCTGATCCTCAAATACCACGCCGCCAACCGGCCCTCGACCTGGCCGGTGATCGGCTTCGGCATCGTGCTGCCGATCGTGCTGGCGCTCCTGTTCGTCCATTAATCCCTTTGAAAGCCCGTCCATGACACTGTCCCGATCGATCGCCCTGAGCTTGCCCCTGACGTTCTCCCTGACGCTGCCGCTGGTGTCGAACGGCGCGATGGCCGCCGACCTGAGCGTCAAGTTCGAACTGCCGCAGCTGAACGTGGCCGAGTACCACAAGCCCTACGTCGCGATCTGGATCGAGCGCGCCGACCAGAGCGTGGCGTCGACCCTGGCTGTGCTGTACGACGTCAAGAAGAAGGACAACGCCGGCACCAAGTGGGTCAAGGACCTGCGCACCTGGTGGCGCAAGGCCGGCCGCGACGTTGAGCTGCCGATGGACGGCGTGAGCGGCGCAACCCGCCCGGCCGGCGTGCAGACCCTGAACTTCGCCGGTCCCAAGGCAGGCCTCGACAAGCTGCCGGCCGGCGACTACAAGCTGGTCATCGAAGCCGCGCGCGAAGCCGGCGGCCGCGAACTGGTGCGCGTGCCCTTCACCTGGCCGGCCAAGGGCAAGCTGGCGGCCAGCGGCTCGGGCAAGGAAGAGCTGGGCGCGGTCTCGATCTCGGTCCAATAAGAAGAGGAATTGCCATGCAAGCCAGATTCATGAAGCAGTTCGGCATCGCCTTCGCCCTCGCCGGCATCGCGTGCGCGGCCCAGGCCCACCGCCCGTGGATGCTCCCGACCAGCACCTTCATCGAGACCGAGCGCGAAGCCTGGGTCACGATCGACGGCGCGGTCTCGGAAGGCCTGTTCAACGTCGACCACCTGCCGCTGCGCATGGACGGCCTGACGGTCACCGATCCGGACGGCGCCACCGCGCCCGCCCCGGCCGCCACGGTCGGCAAGTTCCGCTCCAGCGTCGACCTCAGGCTGCCGAAGGACGGCACCTACCGCGTCACCCTGGCCGCCACCAACGTCATGGGCAGCTACAAACTGAACGGCGAGACGAAACGCTTCCGCGCCAGCGAACAGGCCGCTGCCAAGGAAATCCCCGCCGGCGCCACCGACGTGAAGAGCAGCGTCATGGTCCAGCGCCAGGACACCTTCGTCACCCTGAACAAGCCGAGCAGCGGCGCGCTGAAAGCCACCGGCACGGGCCTGGAACTGGTGCCGGTCACCCATCCGAACGAACTGCGCGCCGGCGAGAAGGCGAGCTTCCGCTTCCAGCTGAACGGCCAGCCGCTGCCGAACTTCCCGTTCAGCCTGATCCCGGGCGGCGTCAAGTACCGCGGCACGATCAACGAAGTACGCCTCAGCACCGACGCCAAAGGCGAAGCCAGCTTCACCCTGCCGGCCGCGAACATGTACTGGCTGAGCGCGAAATACCCGGTCGCCGAATCGGCCGACGCCAAGCGCTACAGCTACTCGGCCACGCTCGAGATCCTGCCCGAGTAATCGGCTCAGCCCTCCATCATGCGCGCCGTCCTCGTTCCCCTCGATGCCGATCCGGTCCTGCCCGACCCCGCCAGCCGCCCGCACGGCCTGGCCGGGACCTCGATGGGCACCGGCTGGTCGGCGCGGCTGATGCTGCCGCCGGCGCTTGCGTCCGGTCCCGATGGCGACCTGCGCGGCGCCCTGCAGCGGGAGCTGGACGGGATCGTCGCCCAGATGAGCCACTGGGATCCCGGCTCCCTGCTCTCCCGCTACAACCGCGCGCCCGGCGGCAGCTGGCATGCGCTGCCGCCGCAGTTCTTCGCGGTGATGGACTACGCGCTGTCCGTCTTCGACGATAGCGGCGGCGCCTACGACCCGGCCGCCGGCGCCCTCGTCAACCTGTGGGGCTTCGGTCCCGTCGGGCGCTATGACCAGGCCGGCTTCTACGCGCCCGCCGCCGGCGCGGTCGCCGCCGTGCTGGCGCAGGCCCGCGAAGGCCGGCCCGTGCTCGACCGCGAAGGCCGGCGCCTGCTGCAGCCGGGCGGCGCCGTCCTCGACCTGTCCTCGGTGGCGAAGGGCTACGCCGTCGACTGCCTGGCGCGGCGCCTGGAAGCCCTGGGCGTCGGCCATTACCTGGTCGAAGTCGGCGGCGAGCTGCGCGGCGCCGGCGTCAAGGGCGACGGCCAGCCCTGGTGGGTCGAGCTGGAAGGCGTGCCCGATGCGGCCGATGCGGCCGGTGCGGCTGCCGCGCCGGCGCCGCAGGCGGTGGTGGCCCTGCACGGCCTGGCGGTCGCCACCTCGGGCGACTACCGCCGGTACTTTCATCACGCCCGGCGCCGGGCCTCGCACACGCTCGACCCGCGCACCGGTTCTCCCGTAGACAACGGCGTCGCCTCGGTGACGGTGCTGGCCCCGGACTGCATGGCGGCCGACGCCCTCTCCACAGCCCTGACGGTGATGGGCGCGGAGGCCGGCCTGGCGTTTGCCGAAGGGCGCCACCTGGCGGCGCGCTTCCTGCTGCGCGAGGGCGGCGGGCTGCGCGAAGTCCACAGCCCGGCCTGGCGCGCGCTCTTGCAATGACACTCCGATGACGATCACCACCGAACCGCTGCGCCTGGGCGGCGCCCTGCTGCTGTGCGCCAGCTACCTGCTGATGTGCGCCGGCTACGTCCGCGCCGCGCGCGCGCGCGCCGCGGCGGTCGGCGCTTCGGGCGCCATTACTGCCGACTGGCTGGTCGTGTATGCGAGCCAGACCGGCAGCGCCGAAGCCCTGGCCCGCCGCAGCGCCGGGCTGCTCGCCACCGGCGGCCTGGCGGCGCGCGCGGCCTGCATCTCCAGCCTCGACGACGCCAGCCTGCGCGGCGCGGCGCGCATCCTGTTCGTCGCCAGTACCTACGGCGAGGGCGACGCCCCCGACACGGCCGCGCGCTTCGCCGGCCGCCTGATGGCCGCGAACGGCAAGCCCGCCGGCCTGGCCCACCTGCACTACGCCGTGCTGGCCCTGGGCGATCGCAGCTACGCCAACTTCTGCGGCTTCGGCCGCGCGCTGGACGCCTGGCTGGCCGCGGCCGGCGCCACGCCGCTGTTCGAGCGCATCGACGTCGACCGCAACGACAGCCGGGCCCTCGAGGACTGGCAGCACCACCTCGGCCGCCTGGCCGGCACCATGGATGCACCCGACTGGGAAGCGCCGGCCTACGCCGACTGGCGCATCGCCGAGCGCGAGCTGCTGAATCCCGGCAGCCTGGGCGCCCCGCTGGTCCGCCTGGCGCTCGCGCCCGTCGATGCCGCCCTGCCCGCCTGGGAAGCCGGCGACCTGGCCCAGCTCAGCGCCCCGGCCGACCCGGACCATCCGCGCGAATACTCGATCGCCTCGATCCCATCCGACGGCCGGCTGGAACTGCTGGTGCGCCTGCAGCGGCGCGAAGACGGCAGCCCGGGCGCGGCCTCCGGCTGGCTGTGCGAAGGCGCGACGGGTGGGGACCGTATCCGCCTGCGCATCCGCGAGCACCAGCGCTTCCGCCTCGGCGAGAATGCGCGCCGGCCGATGCTCCTGATCGGCAATGGCAGCGGCCTGGCCGGCCTGCGCGGCCTGCTGCGCGCGCGCGTCAAGCTCGGCGTGCGCGAGAACTGGCTGCTGTTCGGCGAACGCAACAGCGCCCACGATTTCCTGCTGCGCGGCGAACTGGAAGGCTGGCTCGATGCCGGCTGGCTGGAGCGGCTGGACCTGGCGTTTTCGCGCGATCAGGCGGAGCGCATCTACGTGCAGGACCTGCTGCGCGTGCAGGCCGATGCCGTGCGCGCATGGATCGGACGCGGCGCCGCCATCTATGTGTGCGGCAGCCTGCAGGGCATGGCAGGCGGCGTGCACGAGGCCCTGGGCGAGATCGTCGGCGCCGATGTGCTGGAACAGCTGGCGGCCGAAGGGCGCTACCGGCGCGACGTGTACTGAGCCATCAGCCTTTGGTCACGCCGCTCCGCCCCACGGCCTGGCGGCCGGCTGCCGGAAGCGCTCCAGCACCTGTACGGACGGCAGCGGGCGCGCGACCAGGTAGCCCTGGATCTCGTCGCAACCGTGGCGCTCCAGGAAGGCCGCCTGGCCGGCGGTTTCCACGCCCTCGGCAATGACGCGCATCCCCAGCGTCCTGGCGAAGGAGATCACGGCCAGCACCACCGCCGCCGCGCTCGGCACGGTTTCGATTTCGTGGATGAAGGAGCGGTCGATCTTCAATTTATCGACCGGGAAGTTGCGCAGCGCGCTGAGGCTGGAATAGCCGGTGCCGAAGTCGTCGATCGAGATGGCTACGCCGAAGTCCTTCAGCTCGTGCAGCAGGCGCGTCGCGTGGTCGATGTCGTGCATGATCGAACTTTCCGTGATCTCCAGCTCCAGGCTGGACGGCATCAGGCCGGTGGTGTGCAGCGCCTGCTTGACGGTGTCGACGATGCGGGCATTCCGCAGCTGGCGCGCGGCCAGGTTGACCGCCACGGTCGCGTCGGGAAAGCCGGCTTCGTGCCAGATCCGGGCCTGGAGGCAGGCTTGCAGCAGCACGCGCTCGCCCAGCGCCACGATCAGCGCCGAATCCTCGGCCAGCGGGATGAAGCGGGCCGGCGGCAGCAGGCCGTGTTTCGGGTGCTGCCAGCGCACCAGGGCCTCGGCGCCGGTGAAGGCGCCGGTGGCGAGGTCGAGCTTGGGTTGGTAATGCAGGACCAGCTCGCCGGCCGGCACGCCCCGGCGCAGTTCCGTCTCGAGTTCGATGCGCTCGGCCACCGCGGCGTCGCGCGTGCTCGCATACAGCTGGATATTGTCCTTGCCGGTACTCTTGGCGCGCAGCATGGCCGAATTCGCGCGCCGCAGCAGCATCTCGGCGTCTGCGCCGTCCAGCGGGTAGATCGCGGCCCCGATGCTGCAGGTCACCACCGCGTCCTTGCCCGCCAGCGGCACCGGGTCGCGCACCGCCGCCAGCATCGCGTTCAGGCGCGCGCTGCTGCGCTCGGCGCTGTCGAGGCCGGCCAGCAGGATCACGAACTCGTCGGAGCCGATGCGCGCCACGGTATCGCTGTCGCGCACCAGGCGCGCCAGGCGCCGCGCGGTCTCGCGCAGGAACTCGTCGCCGCAGGCATTGCCCAGGCCGGTGTTGATGAAGGTGAAGCTGTCGAGGTCGAGATAGACCACCGCGACCATGCGGCCCTCGCGCTGGGCGCTGCAGATGGCGCTTTGCAGGCGGTCGATCAGCAAGGCGCGGTTCGACAGGCCGGTGAGCTGGTCGTGGGTGGCGCGGTACTCCAGCTCGCGCGTGCGTTCGGCCACGCGCAGTTCGAGGCCGTCGCGGGCCTCGCGCAATTCGCCGTTGGCCAGGGCCAGGCGTTCCTGGAAGTGGCGGGTGACCAGGATCCGCCCCAGGGTGCCGGCGATATTGCTGAGGAAGGCAATGTAGGGCCGCAGCGCGGCGTCGTCGTCGACCCTGAGCAGCAGCCAGCCGAAACGCCGGGTCGGCGTGCCGATCGGGAAGCACTGGACGCCCGTCTTCAGGTGGCGCATCACATTCAGTACCGGCACCGGTGAACACTCGGCCTCGCAGTGCAGCTTCAGGGCAGCCATGTAGGCGTTCGGCGCGTCCGTAAAGCCCTCGAGGGCAACGTGGACCTCGGCCAGCCCGGGCATGCTCTCGAGGGCGCGCGCGACAAAGCTGGCGATGTGCACCTCGTCCGGCATCGCGTCGATGGCCTGCTGGATGACGAGCAGCCGTCCCAGCACCATGGCGTCCAGTTGCGGCGGGCCCGGTTCTTCGACGACGGCGGCCATGGCATCACCCGTAGTTCTGGTAAAAGGGATTGCGCAGGAGGTGGCCGCCGACGATCACGACCGGATGCACGTTCAGCACATCGTAGATCAGGCCGCCGTCGAACCTGTTCAGGTCGTACTGGCACATGATGGTCATCGGCGCCTCCTTGATCAGCTCGTTGATCCGCGATTCGCATTCGAGGATGCGGTCGGCGCCGGGAATGCCGCGCAGCGCCCAGGTCATCTCGCCGGCGAAGCGGGCGCCGGCCAATCCCCTGGCCTGGCCTTCCACGTAGGCCTCGCGCAGCCTGGCGAGCATGTCGTCGGGATCGAAACGCCCCATCGGAAAATAGCCTTCCGCCGTGATGGCGGCCTCGGCCTGTCCGGGCCGGTCGCGCACGGCCGCGGCCAGGTCGAGCTCTTCCAGGGCGCGCGGCAGGTCGGCGCGGCTGGGCACGTCGGCCACGTAGTTGAAGGCCTCGTGCCCGAGCAGGGCCTGGCGCGCATACAGGGGCAGGATCTGCCGCCGCTCATCGTCGCTGTTGTAGAGGTAGCAGATGTGCGTGCCCGCGGGATAGGGCTCGTCCGTGAATCCTAGGCATACATGCCGTCCTGGCGCCGCCATGCTGGCTCCCTGTGCATTCGGTCAGGGGTCCGAGAATACACCTTTCATTCCGAGTCGGCGTCGGCTTTTACCCACGGCGTTCAGAATTTCATTTCGAGGTTCGCCGCCACCCGCGGCGACGAGGGCGTGAAATTCGTCTGGCGTGAGGCGCCCGCCGCGTCCTGGTACAGGCGATCGGAGGCATTGTCCTGGCCGAGCAGATTGTTGGCCGACAGGCGCAACTGGTAGCGCGGATTGAACTTGACCAGCACATAGGCGTCGAGGTCGCGCCGGGTCTGCTGGTACTGGCTCTGGGCGTCGGAGATCCGCACCCAGCCGCCCTTCTGCCAGGCCAGGCTGCTGCCCATGGTGAGATCGCCCTTGCGGTAGTCGATGCCGAGGTTGGCCGACATGACGGTCTGGCCGTCGAGGCGGTTGCCGGGGCCGGGCACGCTCGATACCCGGGACCAGTTGCGGGTGAAGGCGGCGCGCAGGTCGATGCCGCCGAGCGCGGCGGCCAGCAGCTTGCCGGGCGCCTTGGCTTCCAGTTGCAGCGAGCGCACCAGCGCATCGCCGTCGTTGACCGGACGGTAGATCCAGCGGCCGTTCGGGTCGAGGTCGAGGGTGGTGCGGATGTAGTCCGAGATCGCGCGCCGCGACACGCTGGCCGAGAACATCGCGCCTTCCTTCAGGAAGTGCTCGTAGGTGATGTCGATGCCGTTCGCCAGCTCGGGGCGCAGGTCCGGGTTGCCGCCGGAGTCGGGCGCGAAGCGGGTGTTGACGGCGGCATCGTAGCGGCGCGCGGTGAGCTGGTCGATGGTCGGCGCCTTGTAGGTGCGGGTCAGGGCCAGGCGCAGCTGGCGTCCGCTGTTGCCGGGGAATTTGTACAGGGTCTGGGCGACGGGGCTCAGCACGTGGTTGCGCGAACTGGTCGACAGGCGGCCGGTGTCGGTGCCGCTCGCCTCGCTGTCGGTCCGCACGCCTTCCCAGCGCGCGCCCAGGTACAGCGAGAGCTGCTTGTCGACGTTCCATTCGTCCTGCACGAAGCCGGCCACGCGCGTCACTTTCGGCGCGAAGGTCTCGAGGATGCGGGTCGACGCGTCCTGGTTCAGCTGGTCGCGGCGGTCGCGGGCCTGTTCGCTTTCCTCGACGCTGCCTTCCAGTCCGGTGGCCAGCGCATGCCCGTCGAACAGCGAACGGGTGTACTTGCCGCGCACGCTGGCGCGGTGCGCGCGGGTGATGCTGTTCCAGTCGCGCAGCAGGCGCTGGTCGCCCGCCTCGGTGAGCAGCTCGTTGAAGTTGAGGCCGTCGTTGCGGCTGCGGTCGCCCGACACCTTCAGGTCCAGCTTGCCGCCCGCCAGCTTGCCGATCCAGCCGACCTCGCCCTGCATCATGCTGTTGGTGTTCGGCGAGCGGTACCGGGTGTCGACGTAGTCCGGATTGCCGAAGCTGCCGACCTGGTCGATGTTGTGCGACGCACCGGTCCAGCCGCTGCGACCCACCTGCAGTCCGCCCGACAGGTTCAGCTCGTCGCCGTCGGCGACTTTCCAGGACAGGCGCGGGAACAGCACCACGCCGCGGTAGCCGCCGCCGCCGTCGGACGCGGTGCTGCGCGCCTGACTCACTTCGCCGGACGGCAGGGTGAAGGTATCGAAGCCGCGCGAGCGGCTGTCGTTGTCGCCGTCGTACACGCCGGCATACACGAAGTACGAGAGCTTGCCGGCCTTGTCGGCCAGGTTGACGCCCCCATTCAGGTTGCGGCTCTGCTGCGATCGCATCAGGCCGATGCGCACGTCGTGCTGCGGCTTCGACGTCACCTTCTTCAGCACGATGTTGATCGTGCCGGCGATCGCCTGCATCGAGTACTCGGCGCTGGCCGCGCGGATGATCTCGATCCGCTCGATCTGGTCGGGCGTCAGCGCGTCCATGTTGAAGCCCGGCGGCGGGCGGTCGCCGTTGACCAGGATCTGGGTATAGCCCGCGCCCAGGCCGCGCATGCGCAGGGTCTTGCCGGTCACGGTCACGCCCGGCGCCCGCTTGAGCACATCGTAGATATTGTCGTCGCCGTACTTGCGGATCTCTTCCGCGCTGAGCACCGTCTTGCTGGCGGTGTCGTCGCGGCGCGGATCGTAGTCGCTGGCCGCGCCCTTCACCTCGACGGTGGCGACTTTTCCCTCTTCCTTGCGGTCCTTGCCGTCCTTGTCGGCGGCGGCGGGTTCGGCGGAGACGGCGGAGACGGCGGTCTGCGCCAGCGCGGCGGCCGGCAGCAGGGAAACGAGGACGAGGGAGGCGACGG
This window of the Massilia sp. WG5 genome carries:
- the odhB gene encoding 2-oxoglutarate dehydrogenase complex dihydrolipoyllysine-residue succinyltransferase; translation: MAQIEVKVPQLSESVAEATLLSWHKKVGEAVARDENMIDIETDKVVLELPAPSAGVIVQLIKADGATVVAGETIAIIDTEASAQTSPIGITAAPVANAPAAAAAPQTSSASTGSKGDVAMPAAAKILADNNLGTADATGTGRDGRVTKGDALAAVANKGAAGSAPVSPAAPAPLQQQAAKPALQQVAAPSPANLGDRPEERVPMSRLRARIAERLLQSQSTNAILTTFNEVNMKPVMDLRAKYKDQFEKNHGVKLGFMSFFVKAAVHALKKYPILNASVDGNDIVYHGYFDIGIAVGSPRGLVVPILRNADQMSIADIEKKIGEFGQKAKEGKLTLEDLTGGTFSISNGGTFGSMLSTPIINPPQSAILGVHATKDRAVVENGQIVIRPMNYLAMSYDHRIIDGREAVLGLVAMKDALEDPSRLLLDL
- a CDS encoding 2-oxoglutarate dehydrogenase E1 component — its product is MMQQYEANSYLFGGNAPYVEELYEAYLNNPGSVPDNWRAYFDAMQHMPAVDGSAKPDVAHSSVIASFAERAKQGPIRTVTASPDAELGRKRVAVTQLIAAYRYLGSRWANLDPLQRQERPPIPELDPAFYGFSEADLDTKFNISNTYFGQETASLRDLLNMLRDTYCRSIGAEFMYVSDPTEKRWLQEKLESIRSTPAFTAEKKKHILERLTAAEGLERYLHTKYVGAKRFSLEGGESFIASMDEVIQRAGEQGVQEIVIGMAHRGRLNVLVNTLGKAPSELFEEFEGKHADDLPAGDVKYHQGFSSDISTPGGPVHLSLAFNPSHLEIVNPVVEGSVKARMERRGDRQGKEVLPILVHGDAAFAGQGVVMETLNLAQTRGYGTGGTVHIVINNQIGFTTSDPRDARSTIYCTDVVKMIEAPVLHVNADDPESVVLATQIAMDYRTEFHKDVVVDIVCYRKLGHNEQDTPALTQPLMYKKIAKHPGTRKMYADKLAAQGTIAADGGDQLVAEYRAAMDAGKHTIDPVLTDFKNKYAVDWAPFLNKKWTDAADTAVPLTELKRLSQRITTVPENFKLHSLVEKVLGDRAKMGQGELNLDWGMGEHLAYASLLSSGYAVRLSGQDAGRGTFVHRHAVLHDQNRERWDQGIYLPLANVSDNQANFTVIDSVLSEEAVLGFEYGYSTAEPNTLTIWEGQFGDFVNGAQVVIDQFIASGEVKWGRASGLVLMLPHGYEGQGPEHSSARIERFLQLCADHNMQVVQPTTAAQIFHLLRRQMVRQFRKPLVIFTPKSLLRNKDAGSPLTDLAKGGFQTVIGELDDKIDANKVKRVLVCSGKVYYDLVNTRKTRNATDTAIVRMEQLYPFPHKAFVAELKKFPNATEVVWVQDEPQNQGPWFQIQHNLFESMESGQRLSYAGRPASASPAVGYADKHVAQQKELLETAFSKLKGFILTK
- a CDS encoding PepSY-associated TM helix domain-containing protein; the encoded protein is MYSTGPTSSSPPAALPAAPRRAVWLRQLHQWHWISSAICLMAMLLFSVTGFTLNHAAQIEARPQVTRQKAALPDALRARLAAFAESHADARLPLSDELASWANKNFPVDVRGVNAEWSEEDAYIALPRPGGDAWLRIGADGRAEYEKTDRGWISWLNDMHKGRNAGAVWSWFIDIFAGACLVFCITGFLILKYHAANRPSTWPVIGFGIVLPIVLALLFVH
- a CDS encoding DUF2271 domain-containing protein, yielding MTLSRSIALSLPLTFSLTLPLVSNGAMAADLSVKFELPQLNVAEYHKPYVAIWIERADQSVASTLAVLYDVKKKDNAGTKWVKDLRTWWRKAGRDVELPMDGVSGATRPAGVQTLNFAGPKAGLDKLPAGDYKLVIEAAREAGGRELVRVPFTWPAKGKLAASGSGKEELGAVSISVQ
- a CDS encoding DUF4198 domain-containing protein; translated protein: MQARFMKQFGIAFALAGIACAAQAHRPWMLPTSTFIETEREAWVTIDGAVSEGLFNVDHLPLRMDGLTVTDPDGATAPAPAATVGKFRSSVDLRLPKDGTYRVTLAATNVMGSYKLNGETKRFRASEQAAAKEIPAGATDVKSSVMVQRQDTFVTLNKPSSGALKATGTGLELVPVTHPNELRAGEKASFRFQLNGQPLPNFPFSLIPGGVKYRGTINEVRLSTDAKGEASFTLPAANMYWLSAKYPVAESADAKRYSYSATLEILPE